A stretch of the Uranotaenia lowii strain MFRU-FL chromosome 3, ASM2978415v1, whole genome shotgun sequence genome encodes the following:
- the LOC129755548 gene encoding N-glycosylase/DNA lyase — MCSQWLKIPCLYNQLQLKTTLTGGQSFRWKIHEPSSDEFIGVFANVVWILKQTQSELLYKIVGELPYPNPTNQDVCEGSLAKRPKKGKTSEQGNLAKVRLKVPEPDSFSGKGSNLLYPPSYYEQLLRVYFRLDVDLEEYYRQWNKCHSHFESNAGQFYAVRQLDQDPVENLFSFICSQNNHILRISSLVEKICSNFGEQICEYDGTTYFNFPDMRALAAPQVEQQLRDLSFGYRAKYIQKSAEEILSKGGLEWFHQLQNLSYKDAHKELLTLTGIGPKVADCICLMSLNHLQAIPVDTHVFQIARHYMPHVGKTKGISGKLYVEIGDKFREIYGSKAGWAQTVLFCADLNKFKEDAQITSNGKTKSGTESCPKTEFKKRKPAKSGIK; from the exons ATGTGCTCTCAATGGTTGAAAATTCCCTGCCTGTACAATCAGCTGCAACTCAAAACAACACTCACTGGTGGGCAAAGTTTTCG CTGGAAAATCCACGAACCAAGCTCTGATGAATTTATCGGAGTTTTCGCCAACGTAGTGTGGATCCTCAAGCAAACACAATCGGAATTGTTGTACAAAATTGTTGGTGAGCTTCCTTATCCAAACCCAACGAACCAGGATGTATGCGAAGGGTCCCTGGCAAAACGacccaaaaaaggaaaaacttcTGAGCAGGGAAACTTGGCAAAAGTTCGCCTTAAGGTACCCGAACCAGATTCATTTTCCGGCAAAGGTAGCAATTTACTGTATCCACCGTCGTACTATGAGCAGTTGCTCCGGGTATATTTCCGATTGGATGTGGATCTCGAGGAATACTACCGGCAGTGGAACAAATGTCACAGCCACTTCGAGAGCAATGCTGGGCAGTTCTATGCCGTCAGGCAGCTGGATCAGGACCCCGTTGAGAATCTGTTCTCGTTTATCTGCAGTCAGAATAATCATATCTTAAG aatttcaagTTTGGTGGAGaaaatttgtagtaattttgGGGAGCAAATTTGTGAGTATGACGGTACCACATACTTCAACTTCCCCGATATGCGAGCACTGGCAGCTCCACAAGTCGAGCAACAATTGCGTGACCTAAGCTTTGGGTACCGAGCCAAGTATATTCAAAAATCTGCCGAGGAAATTTTGTCCAAAGGTGGTCTCGAGTGGTTTCACCAACTGCAAAATCTGAGCTACAAAGATGCCCACAAAGAACTTCTAACGTTAACCGGAATCGGTCCCAAAGTAGCGGACTGCATTTGCCTAATGTCCCTGAACCATCTACAGGCGATTCCGGTTGATACGCACGTGTTCCAAATAGCTCGACACTACATGCCACACGTGGGCAAAACTAAGGGAATCTCCGGTAAGTTGTACGTCGAGATCGGGGACAAATTTCGAGAAATATACGGCTCCAAGGCTGGGTGGGCGCAAACCGTTTTGTTTTGTGCCGATTTGAATAAGTTCAAGGAAGATGCCCAAATAACTTCAAACGGGAAGACAAAAAGTGGCACCGAAAGTTGCCCGAAGACTGAGTTTAAGAAAAGAAAACCAGCTAAATCTGGAATCAAATAG